A segment of the Cutaneotrichosporon cavernicola HIS019 DNA, chromosome: 6 genome:
GTTCTCAGTCCAGGCGGTTGCTGGTCACGTGGTGTTCTAGgctctctccacctctgTCGATTGACCCTGAGACACGTTGGATGCACCATGCAAACCTGCTTTTGTCTCTGCCATCCCTATCCCTCCTGTTCTCCATCCCCCCCTTTCTCTTCTCGTCTCGTCTAGTCCCCTGTCTCTGTAGCAGGCGCTTCACTAGCTGAACGCCTCCTCCAATTCTTTCACCCCACATTCGTTACTCATAAGCATCCTGCTTCTGACCGGACAGAGTCCGATCTCGAGTCCGCCTCATCTATCAACAAGAGACCCCACAGACAACGCTGGCCGTTGTGGAAGAAGATGGTTATTctcggcttcctcctcgtgTTGATCATTCCCCTCGCGGTGGGCGTCCCTGTCGGGCTGTGCATCAAGAAGGGCGACTCTGCATCCGCCTCGACCCCTGCTTCGGCTTCTgcttcggcctcgagcgctgcctctgccgccgcctctgccaccgccaccgtcTCGCGCCCGGGAGCCGTCTGGCAGCCGGCCGTCGGCACGACGTGGCAGATTGTTCTCAGCGAGCAGGTCTCCATTACCAACGGCAAGCCTACccccgacgtcgacgtctACGACATTGACCTGTTCGACGTTCAGCCGTCGACGATTGCCTCCCTGCATGCCGCGGGCAAAAAGGTCATCTGCTACTTCTCTGCCGGCAGCTACGAGGACTGGCGccccgacgccaaggactGGGACAAGTCCGACCTTGGCAGCGACCTGCAGGGTTGGAAGGGCGAGAAGTGGGTCAAGACGGGCTCGGCCAAGGTCCGCTCGATCATGGCCCAGCGCATCCAGATGGCGGCCGACAAGGGATGCGACGCAGTCGACCCTGACAACGTGGACGCGTACGACAACGCCAACGGGCTGGGCCTCACCCaggccgacgcggccgacTACGTCAAGTTCCTCGCCCGAGAGAGCGCCAAGCACAACATGGGCTGCGGGCTCAAgaacgccgccgccatcgtGCCCCAGGTCAGCACCGACGTCCAGTTCtcggtcgtcgaggagtgCGCCCAATACGGCGAGTGCGCATCGTACCGCGGCATCATCGACAAGAACAAGCCCGTCTTCTCGATCGAGTACCCCAGCGGCGCCGGGACCCAGATGTCGTCCAACTCGCTCTCTGCCGTGTGCAacgccggcggcagcgcCGGCTTCTCCATGGTCATGAAGAAGATGAACCTCGACCAGTGGGTCCAGTTCTGCAACGGCCAGGTGTCGTAGCCGTAGCTCCCCCGTAGCCCCGCCCAGGAGACGCACGCCGGCTGGCCCGGTGTGCGTCTCCTGCATTCATGGTGGTCTCACACACTTAGGGACCGCCCTGCGTGCATTTCATCCATGCCCTTACGGCCTGTTCTCCCCTGTTTTCAGTGCAGTATGCATACACTCTTTGACACCCGTCCCCCCAGCGTGCTTACACGGGTCtgccgctcctcgaccggcTCATGATTGCTTGGATGCTTGTTTATCGCGTGCTGTGCATACATAGTCGTCCTCCTGTCTACGAGCACCATAGTGGTGTAacctctcctccgcctccatGCCGACCGCCTGCGGACGGCAGCCTTATCGTCGAGGCACGTCGTgcctccgccgcgcgcaaTCGGGCCGAAGgccgaccgcgccgagccaAGCACAGCAACAGGCGATAGCCTAACTTAAACGCGGTTGCGTCTGCGTCAGGCGGCTCGCGACCGTGTCCCACGTCTCGGGGAAGCGGCTGTAGCCGCCGACCTGCTCTGTGAGGAACAcgccgccgaagccgagctCCGTGATCTGGTCCGTGAGGGCGGTTGCGGCCTTgtctgcgccgccggcgtGGGAGCCGTCAAGGTCGATGCTGGCCcggagcgcgagtgcgTTTACGTGACCCTGGCCGTGTgcgttgccgttgccgtGGCCGTTGGTGTTGGCGCCGCAGTCGTCGAGCCGGCCGAACGAGTGCACCATGGCGACGCACTTTGAGCGCAGGTTGTATGGGATCTGCACCAGTCCCTTGCGCAAAAAGTACGCGTACCACTCCTTGTGGCTCTGCTCAaagacgacggcgaggtcgcaGTCGTCGAGGTAGCCCTTCTCCACCACGACGCCCGGGTTGTAGCACACGATGCCGCGGGTCCCCGTCTCCTCAGCAAACGTGTGGCGGATGTAGTCGGCGAGGGTCCGCATGTATGCCCTGTGGCACGGCTCCCACggcgcctcgtcgatgaagATGCCCGACACGCTGAAGCGCccgtcgctctcggcgtCCCAGCTCGCGTATACGTCGATGTCCGACTCGATCGAGGGGCCGGCCCGCTTGCACCACTGGCAGTGCACGTAGCCCAGCAGCGTAATGTTGGGCACGGAGCACAGCtcggccagcgcctcctGGTAGCTCGCGTCCGGCAGGGCCGTCTTGCCTGGGCCGTTGTTGGGGTTCACAATCGCGACGAACGGCACCAGCGGGTTCGCCTTGGCGGTCTGCACCAGTGGGCCCCACGCCCCCGGGGTGGGATAGATGTACAGGGGGATGACTACTGCTGTGGGCGCCATTGTTCCAGAAGCCGGCGAACGGGAGTGCGAGGCGAGTAAGGACGCCGAGTGGGGAGCGGGAACACGACAAGTCGATCGGGCGAGACAGGAAGTGGGTGGAAGCGGGTGGCTGTCGTAGTGGAGGCTTTCGCTAGACTTGGACTTTGGAGACCTTTGTGAAGAGACAAGAGTGGATGTTGAGACGGCGCAGGGAAACCCACCCCGTCGTGTGTGGTGTGCTGCTTGCAGTGGCGGAGGCGTTCGCGCCTTTTCTCTACCCGCGGCATGCGGTTGCGCGTCTGCGCTGAGGATGCTGGCGGAATGCGCGTGGTGGACGCGGCTGGAGGAATTCAACCGGATGGGTTTCACACCACACGAAGGGCAGTCGACGGGCGCTGGGCGCCGCCGACTCGGTACACGTGCGTGGTCCTTGGCCAGGGACGGCGTGCAGGGTTGAGCTCGTTGTGGTCGGGGGTAGTCTGGCGGAGCCTGTATGCTTGCGGGTGTTCCAACGTGTTCTGCTGGGGCTTACGCGAGCGGGGCAGCAGTTGAGGGGAGTACAACGCGACAAAGCACGCGCTCAATGCCGATCGGCGGAGGGTAGGTTGTGTGCGTGGGACGAGATGCGAGAGGCCGTGCGATGAAACAGGAGCTGCGAGCCCAAGGGCGCGGACGCGAGCCGAAAGCGTGGGACACACCGTCGTTGGGTGGTGATGAGGTGACggggcggccgcggcggcggtctGGCCAGgctggccgcggcggcgtcctGCGCCCTGCGTTCTGTATCCTGCGTCCTGTTCCCTGCGTCCTGTGTCCTGCGTCCTGTGTCCTGCGTCCTGTGTCCTGCATCGCGGTGTGATGTGGTGCTCGCATCCCTGCGCCTGGCTGCCGTTGCCTCGATTGGGCGAGGGCTCGGGGGATGGGCCGCAGCGCCGCATCGTTCCTCGCGGTGGCGCTCGCGGTGGTGCTCGCGGGATCACGGGGGTGTTGGCTGACGCGGGGCGTGCCTGGGGACAGACCTGCATCCTGCCGTCGGTTGTGCATgctgggcgtgggcgtgcgGGTCCCTACGCAAGATACCTGCGGTGAGGGCGCCGGCGGGGGGGCCGATTAACGCTGCAGACCGAGCAGACAGGCTGCCCAGGCGATCGAAGAAGGCGGACAGGGCCTCAGGGCGGCCGTACCTGTGGCGTGAGACCCCCCCCGACGCCATCGAGATCTGCAGCAGCGCTGCCCTGCGACCCCGGCTCATCTGCGCCGCGGcctggcgccgaggcgccgctgacatcagccaaGCGCGGGGCTGGCTATTATCAGCCACAACGCTGGGTCAGCCGCGATCGCGCTCAGCCAGGAGGCAGTCGCCGCCCGTGGCCGCCCGTGAACGCCCATCGTGCCGCGAGACACGCTGGGGATATGGGACGCGTCCGACACGCTGGGGATATGGGACGCGTCCGGCACGCCACCCCCTATCTCGCGTCCTGCAAGcgccccccccccaccacGCTTCCTGCACGCCTCCCCCACctcgcgtcgagctcgtctcACCTGTTGGCGTCGGCCAGGGCCAGGGTGCAGCAGTCACATCATCATGCCGGACGCAAATCCCCGGCTTTGTGAAACACGCCAGAGCAGAACAAGCCGGGCCTTCGGTCTGTGGCGTCTAGCCTCTGGCAATTGCAGTTAGGCAAATCTactccccttcccccgccgtcgcctcgcccgTTGGCTCCTGGGCCCACACGGCAGCGCCGCCAATTCGCCTGTGATCGCCAAGCTTGCTTCCGTATGTCAGACTGATGCGCGGTGAGAGCGGCCTGGTCGTTCGTCCTGGTTTGTTTTACAAGATATTCAATCAACTACTAGGACTAGTTAGCTACGTGGGAACCCAAGGAGTCGGATGTGGGGTCCATCGTGGGAAAGTAGTCGAGGTGGTTTCGTTCAGGGATCGGTTCTCGTGTTGAGAATCACATACATCAATAAATACACGTTATTTTCACAGTGTACTCAGGGGCGATATACAGTATCGTTCTATGCATCTACTCTGAGACGTAGATGCGTGCACGCAAGCTGGTGGCTAGGCCCTGCAAGAGGCTTAGTTAGAGTGTCGGCGCGCTGCTTGGTAGTTTTGATTGAACGGAGTTTGATGTGTCGCTCGGAAACGTATTCACGCAACATGTGCTTGCGGATATCGATATGTTGGTTGAGCGAGGATGCCGTGGGGCGGTCTCCGAGCTTGATGGCGGCTTCGTTGTCGATGTAGAGCGGCGTTGGGCATTTTTGCGTAGCCAGATAGCCTCGTGTGCGCCCTcggaggcggcgatgaACTCGGCTTCGGCGCTCGACTGTACGACTGTCGcctggcggcgcgacgaccAGGTGACGGGTGAATCATGCATTATGCGACGATTCCGGTGGTTGAACGGCGGGGTTTCTGACCGTgatcggcgtcgacgtacACTTCAAGCGGCGTCGTCTTGGTGCCGCCGAGAGGTGTAGCGCCGGCTGTCTTGGTATGGACTAAATAGCTCAGTGCACGTTCGGCAAGTGCAAGTGCGTGCTCAGCGGGCGCGCCGCTGGCACGTCCAAGGAAACCTGCCGAGGATGCCATATCAGGCCGTGTGGCGCCAGCAGAGTCTTCTGCACGCTGTTGTTCTTGCTCCGGTCACACATGTTCGATTTGTTGTTGGACCTGTATaacctgctcctcctcgttctcgacgGTGTCTTAATGGTTGTCGTCGCCCGTGATGCcggtgaggtcgacgtctgGATCCGTCTGCGGATCGTTGTAGTCGTCCGGGAAAGGTACCATCGGTTGCGAAGTGTCTGTCCTATTGAATTGATAGAGGTCTCGGCCTAGAGTGACTGTGTCGTTGTTGGCGGCGAGTGTGGTGGCAGGAGATGTGGCGGCAGGTGTGGCAGTGACGTGAGATGCGATAATCTCGTCGTtctcgtcttcctcttcctcctcctccgacGCCGTAGCAttggcgacgtcggtgtcgacgtcggtATCGATGTCGAAcgagaggaaggtgtgaCGTTGGTGCGCCGCAGCTTCTCAAGAGTGAGATGGGCGGCTTTGTTCTTCATGTacatgtcgtcgtcggtgtcgACGGTCCAGCCTTCTTCAACGAGCTGTCTTTGCGATAAAATGCGACCGTGTGTGTCGCTGGAGACGTGTACGTCGTGGAAGGTGACGGTACCGTGGAAGGTGACGCTAccgtgctcgagcttgagcggcATGTTGCCGATATGCGTGATGGTGAGGTAAATATTGGTAAAACCAAGGCCGACTTGTTTCGGCTCACTGAGCTTGCGCACTTAGATGAGGTGCTTCACAGTGCCCGAGAGGTGGATGTCCGAaccgtcgtcgacgaggaaaCGCAGTACCGTTGGGGGTTAGGGGTGGCATCACACATCTGTCTGCTTTATTGTCAGACCGATGCGCCGTGAGAGCGGTCTGTTCTTCGTTCGTTCTGGTTCGTTTCACAAGATATTCAATCAACTACTAAGACTAGTTAGCTTCGTAGAGCGCCAAGTCGTCGGTGGTTGGGGCTGTTGATGTTGTAGAGTGAATGTACGATTCATCGTGTATGGTTGAACGTGCCCGCATTTAAAGGGCCGGAAGTTAAGGGGCTTGAGTACTACAACACTCCCACTACTTGAGACCTACAAGGTCCATAATGTCAGACCGATGTGCCGTGAGAGGCAAGGTCGGGTCTGACTTTATATTCAATCAACTCAAAAACCCCCCCCGGAACGACGGTTTCGGAACCCGACGAACAACCCGTAGACCCGTACGACATGATGTTGACAGGTACCGGCGAGCCCGGTCCTTCAACGGCGCCAGTGTCGCCAGAGAACGAGACCCCGAAGACCACGTCGGGCTCGAGGAAGGACGAAATATACAAGGTGTATCTTGTGAAGAAGACGAGCTAGTCGTACCCGAACAGGTCGCTCTCACGGCGCACCG
Coding sequences within it:
- a CDS encoding uncharacterized protein (Glycoside-hydrolase family GH114) — translated: MGTALIQFIPSDGPDSNSYQKDGTLSKSDLESASSINKRPHRQRWPLWKKMVILGFLLVLIIPLAVGVPVGLCIKKGDSASASTPASASASASSAASAAASATATVSRPGAVWQPAVGTTWQIVLSEQVSITNGKPTPDVDVYDIDLFDVQPSTIASLHAAGKKVICYFSAGSYEDWRPDAKDWDKSDLGSDLQGWKGEKWVKTGSAKVRSIMAQRIQMAADKGCDAVDPDNVDAYDNANGLGLTQADAADYVKFLARESAKHNMGCGLKNAAAIVPQVSTDVQFSVVEECAQYGECASYRGIIDKNKPVFSIEYPSGAGTQMSSNSLSAVCNAGGSAGFSMVMKKMNLDQWVQFCNGQVS
- a CDS encoding uncharacterized protein (Spherulation-specific family 4); this translates as MAPTAVVIPLYIYPTPGAWGPLVQTAKANPLVPFVAIVNPNNGPGKTALPDASYQEALAELCSVPNITLLGYVHCQWCKRAGPSIESDIDVYASWDAESDGRFSVSGIFIDEAPWEPCHRAYMRTLADYIRHTFAEETGTRGIVCYNPGVVVEKGYLDDCDLAVVFEQSHKEWYAYFLRKGLVQIPYNLRSKCVAMVHSFGRLDDCGANTNGHGNGNAHGQGHVNALALRASIDLDGSHAGGADKAATALTDQITELGFGGVFLTEQVGGYSRFPETWDTVASRLTQTQPRLS